The window GCGCGATCACGTTGCTGGAGAAGGGCTTTTTGAGCGGCGAGATGGGGTTGAGGGGCGAGGGCACCCCGACGCCCACGCCCACGCCCACGCCGACCGCCCGGCGAGGGTCCCTGCCCGCCTGCAGGCCGCCCCACGGGTTGGACGGCGCGCTCCAGGCGGCGTTCACGCTCTGGTGCGTGTTCCAGCTGGACGACGCGGAcgaggcagcggcggcggcggctacGGCTGCGGCGGCCGAGGACGAGGACGGCTTGCTAGTCATGATGGGCTGGTGACCGTACGCCGCCGTGGCGCCCCTCTGCGCGTAGGGAGCCTGGCTGGGGCTGGCAGGCGAGCGGCGCTGCTGCGAGGGCTGCGCCTGCGGGGGCTGCGCCGGTTGCGCTGGCTgcggcgcgggcggcggcggctgctggTGGTGCTGGGTCTGCGCCAGGCCGATCTGCGGGGAGAAGGTGCCTCCGAAGACTGGGTTGACGTGGTGCGGGAAGTTCTGGAAGAGCATGGTCCCGTTGACTGGggtgatcccctggaagaagctGTCCTCTACCGCGTTCGTGGTGCCCGTGGACCAGGTGCTGCCGAAGGACGGCGACAGAGACGCGCCCGGCGCCGCGGGCTCctgcggcggtggcggcggctgcTGAGGGGGCTGGTGGAAACCCAAGCCCGGCAGGAGCGGCGATTCCATCTGCATCTTGTCGGGGCCGTTAGGGGCCGGCGGAGCCGCGGCGGGGCTGAGGGCCGGCACTGCGCTGCTGTCCTCCGGCTTGGGGGTCTCTGAGGACAGGGGCGTGGACGGGGCTTCGGCGGTGCTGGGCTcgggctggggctgctgctgctgctgccgctgctgctggggctggggctgggtttTGCTTTTGTCCATCAGTAAATCATCCTGCATGGTTTGCGCAgctgaaatgggaaaaaagagaaacgCGTTATTGCCAGTGTGTTCGTTAATGCTGCTTGCTGGAGCGGGCGGGTGTTTTAGTTGCGAAAATCCAGTGCCACCGCTACTAGCCAATTGCAATGCAAATCCATAATCTCCCATTTAGAAGAACAGgtcgggctggggtgggggagctcGTGCAAggtctcttaaaatactgtgagAGCGTCTTCACCCTTTCTGATGTCTAGGTTCCTTTTCTGTATTAGTAAGAGAGGTGCTTATAAGACAGAAAGACAGCAATTTCGCCACGTCTCTTTCCCCTTCACCGGAACTCAGAGCGTTCACCCTGCAATGAGAAACTGATTCTGGTTCCTGTTTTTTCCCAAGCACCACCCTCCCCCAGCTATTTGCATACGTCAATAAATACAGCTGCGTCCTTCAGCAAGGTTAAAAAGACACCACACACGAccctttcttcccccttccccgCTCGGGCACTTTAAAGAAACAGTAGTCTTATCCCCCTTGATTAGCAAACTGCCTTTTTGCCTCGATAATTGTTTCATTTAGCCGCAGCGAACCACGAGGGAGGAAATCCTTGGCATTT is drawn from Bos indicus isolate NIAB-ARS_2022 breed Sahiwal x Tharparkar chromosome 26, NIAB-ARS_B.indTharparkar_mat_pri_1.0, whole genome shotgun sequence and contains these coding sequences:
- the CPEB3 gene encoding cytoplasmic polyadenylation element-binding protein 3 isoform X6; this translates as MGDYGFALQLASSGGTGFSQLKHPPAPASSINEHTGNNAFLFFPISAAQTMQDDLLMDKSKTQPQPQQQRQQQQQPQPEPSTAEAPSTPLSSETPKPEDSSAVPALSPAAAPPAPNGPDKMQMESPLLPGLGFHQPPQQPPPPPQEPAAPGASLSPSFGSTWSTGTTNAVEDSFFQGITPVNGTMLFQNFPHHVNPVFGGTFSPQIGLAQTQHHQQPPPPAPQPAQPAQPPQAQPSQQRRSPASPSQAPYAQRGATAAYGHQPIMTSKPSSSSAAAAVAAAAAASSASSSWNTHQSVNAAWSAPSNPWGGLQAGRDPRRAVGVGVGVGVGVPSPLNPISPLKKPFSSNVIAPPKFPRAAPLTSKSWMEDNAFRTDNGNNLLPFQDRSRPYDTFNLHSLENSLMDMIRTDHEPLKGKHYPPSGPPMSFADIMWRNHFAGRMGINFHHPGTDNIMALNTRSYGRRRGRSSLFPFEDAFLDDSHGDQSLSSGLSSPTRCQNGERVERYSRKVFVGGLPPDIDEDEITASFRRFGPLVVDWPHKAESKSYFPPKGYAFLLFQEESSVQALIDACLEEDGKLYLCVSSPTIKDKPLNWQ